A portion of the Paenibacillus sp. PvR098 genome contains these proteins:
- a CDS encoding catalase produces MTNGTHVEGSGGPGDQRMGTNENEMTLTNRQGHPIADNQNVRTVGSRGPVTLENYHLLEKISHFDREKIPERVVHARGAGAHGYFEAYGKVGDEPIAKYTRAKLFQQAGTQTPVFVRFSTVVHGGHSPETLRDPRGFAVKFYTEDGNWDLVGNNLKIFFIRDPLKFPDMVHSFRPDPVSQISNPERMFDFVSNSPEATHMITFLFSPWGIPANYREMQGSGVNTYKWVNAEGQAVLIKYHWEPIKLGIRNLTQKEADEIQAKNYSHATQDLYEAIERGDYPEWELSVQIMSDDEHPELDYDPLDPTKIWDREQFPFLPVGKMVLNKNPENYFAEVEQVAFGTGVLVDGLDFSDDKLLQGRTFSYSDTQRYRVGTNYLQLPINAPKKRVATNQRDGQMTYFVDRAPGQTPHVNYEPSSLGGLEEAARSGKDHEPSYNAKLVRQPIERTNNFKQAGETYRKFEQWERDELVDNLVDALKVCHPHIQQKMIEHFTQADPEYGSRVADGLAKAKVNTSHMGSDTARTSMEMADELGKQTDGY; encoded by the coding sequence ATGACAAATGGAACCCATGTAGAGGGATCAGGCGGGCCTGGCGACCAAAGGATGGGCACGAATGAGAACGAAATGACTTTAACGAATCGTCAAGGTCACCCCATAGCCGATAATCAGAATGTACGAACCGTAGGCAGCCGGGGTCCGGTGACACTGGAGAACTACCACCTCCTCGAGAAAATTTCGCATTTTGACCGGGAAAAGATTCCGGAAAGAGTCGTCCATGCGCGCGGAGCGGGCGCCCATGGTTATTTTGAAGCCTACGGTAAGGTGGGCGATGAGCCGATTGCGAAATACACCCGTGCGAAGCTTTTTCAACAAGCCGGAACACAGACGCCCGTGTTCGTCAGGTTCTCAACCGTAGTACACGGAGGACACTCGCCGGAAACACTGCGTGATCCTCGCGGATTTGCTGTCAAGTTCTATACCGAGGATGGAAACTGGGATTTGGTTGGAAATAATCTGAAAATATTTTTCATCCGCGATCCCTTGAAGTTTCCAGATATGGTGCATTCCTTCCGCCCGGACCCTGTCAGTCAAATATCAAATCCCGAGAGAATGTTCGATTTTGTGTCGAATTCGCCGGAAGCGACCCACATGATCACCTTTCTTTTCTCTCCGTGGGGAATCCCGGCGAATTACAGAGAAATGCAGGGGTCCGGAGTCAATACATACAAATGGGTAAATGCAGAAGGACAAGCGGTTCTGATTAAGTATCACTGGGAGCCGATAAAGCTTGGCATCCGCAACCTGACTCAAAAGGAAGCCGATGAAATCCAGGCAAAAAATTACAGCCATGCGACTCAGGACCTTTACGAAGCGATCGAGCGCGGCGATTATCCGGAGTGGGAGCTGTCCGTTCAAATCATGAGTGATGATGAACATCCGGAGCTTGATTACGACCCACTCGATCCGACCAAAATTTGGGATCGCGAACAATTTCCTTTCCTGCCGGTTGGTAAAATGGTGCTCAATAAAAATCCAGAAAACTACTTTGCTGAAGTGGAGCAGGTGGCTTTCGGCACAGGCGTCTTGGTCGATGGGCTTGATTTCTCCGATGACAAATTGCTTCAAGGACGCACGTTCTCTTATTCCGACACGCAGCGTTATCGTGTGGGCACCAATTATTTGCAGCTGCCCATCAATGCGCCCAAAAAACGGGTTGCTACAAACCAGCGGGACGGTCAAATGACTTATTTCGTCGATCGTGCACCCGGACAAACCCCTCACGTCAACTATGAGCCTTCCTCCTTAGGAGGCTTGGAGGAAGCGGCCCGATCCGGTAAAGACCACGAGCCGTCCTATAACGCCAAGCTGGTTCGGCAGCCTATTGAACGAACCAATAATTTTAAACAAGCGGGAGAAACGTACAGAAAATTCGAGCAGTGGGAACGCGATGAATTGGTTGACAACCTGGTTGACGCCTTGAAGGTTTGCCACCCCCATATCCAACAGAAGATGATAGAGCATTTTACCCAAGCCGATCCGGAGTATGGCAGCCGTGTTGCAGATGGCCTAGCCAAAGCAAAAGTAAACACGTCGCATATGGGATCCGACACAGCCAGAACGTCCATGGAGATGGCAGACGAGTTGGGTAAACAAACGGACGGGTATTGA
- the hxlB gene encoding 6-phospho-3-hexuloisomerase, whose protein sequence is MQTIQYTAEIVNELQHTVEQIVEDQAEALVNHILHSKKIFVAGAGRTGLMGRAFAMRLMQMGFEAYVVGETVTPNLEKEDLFIIGSGSGETKSLVPMAEKAKALHGIVAAVTIFPESTLGTISDITVKLPGAPKDKTDSGYETIQPMGALFEQTLLLFYDAVILKLMEKKGLDSGTMFGRHANLE, encoded by the coding sequence ATGCAGACTATACAATACACAGCTGAAATTGTAAATGAACTGCAACATACGGTAGAACAAATCGTCGAAGATCAGGCTGAAGCCTTAGTAAACCATATTCTTCACTCCAAGAAAATATTTGTGGCTGGTGCAGGACGGACCGGATTGATGGGACGGGCCTTTGCTATGAGGCTGATGCAAATGGGCTTTGAAGCTTATGTCGTTGGTGAAACGGTAACGCCTAACCTTGAAAAAGAGGATCTGTTCATCATCGGATCGGGCTCAGGGGAGACGAAAAGCTTGGTGCCCATGGCTGAGAAAGCGAAGGCTTTACATGGAATCGTTGCGGCGGTGACGATTTTCCCTGAATCAACCCTTGGGACTATATCGGATATCACGGTCAAGCTCCCTGGAGCACCTAAGGACAAAACGGACAGTGGATATGAAACCATACAGCCGATGGGAGCATTATTCGAGCAAACCCTGTTATTATTTTACGATGCTGTCATATTAAAGCTGATGGAAAAGAAGGGATTGGACTCCGGTACGATGTTTGGCAGACATGCCAATTTGGAGTAA
- the cdaS gene encoding sporulation-specific diadenylate cyclase CdaS, whose protein sequence is MDQHCDFSPLKLELKEQIQALIDKMQQTLHELDEETTCILNDFGQIGEEINTIESLAASFYLKCYLSTYTDQYSEISRSVRNLSQRRHGALIVVQREDSLDGLITPGVSIDANLTYSLLESVFVPGSPLHDGAVLLKSNKIASAANVLPLTGRITDRKLGTRHRAALGLTEQCDALVIVVSEETGKASFCVQGKIYAFATG, encoded by the coding sequence ATGGATCAACATTGTGATTTTTCCCCATTGAAATTGGAGCTTAAAGAACAAATTCAAGCCCTTATAGATAAAATGCAGCAAACGTTACATGAGTTGGATGAAGAAACCACATGTATATTGAATGATTTTGGTCAAATCGGCGAAGAGATCAACACCATTGAATCGCTTGCTGCTTCGTTTTATTTAAAGTGTTATTTATCCACTTATACCGACCAGTATTCGGAAATATCCCGCTCCGTCCGTAACCTCTCCCAACGGCGGCACGGGGCGTTGATAGTAGTGCAGCGAGAGGATTCGTTAGATGGTCTGATTACCCCGGGAGTTTCCATTGATGCCAATTTAACATACTCTTTATTGGAATCGGTTTTTGTTCCCGGCAGTCCTTTGCATGATGGAGCGGTTCTGTTGAAAAGCAATAAAATAGCTTCAGCTGCTAACGTGCTTCCGTTAACAGGCCGGATAACAGACCGTAAGCTTGGAACCCGGCACCGCGCCGCTTTAGGGTTAACAGAACAATGTGACGCCCTTGTGATCGTAGTATCCGAGGAAACCGGGAAAGCATCCTTCTGTGTGCAAGGGAAAATATATGCCTTCGCAACCGGTTAA
- a CDS encoding MBL fold metallo-hydrolase, with protein sequence MKRSRYQNYDGTQNTHTYSDMIRWYKERKAKKKDLSNSIPHAAQKEIRRLQENRTLFSMTWIGHSTFLIQMNGLNILTDPVWAKRMGFGRRLTEPGLPMDALPEIDIVLISHGHYDHLDFGSIRKLKGSPVFYVPVGLKSAFIRRGYQNVIEANWWDRFTHEEITISFVPAQHWTRRTVSDINTSHWGGWIVEDPKTAKSVYFVGDTGYFRGFKDIADRYEIDIVLMPIGAYEPEWFMATSHINPEDSIKAFLELKGRMFIPMHYGAYRLADDTGPEALERLYKEWDRLQLKKDILNVMAIGESYWIKQ encoded by the coding sequence ATGAAAAGAAGCCGTTATCAAAACTATGATGGTACACAAAATACACATACGTATTCTGACATGATTCGTTGGTACAAAGAAAGAAAGGCAAAAAAGAAAGATTTATCAAACTCCATTCCTCACGCAGCCCAGAAGGAAATCCGGAGACTTCAAGAAAATCGCACATTGTTTTCCATGACTTGGATCGGGCACTCTACTTTTTTGATCCAAATGAATGGTCTGAATATCTTAACGGATCCGGTATGGGCTAAGCGGATGGGTTTCGGTCGTAGATTGACGGAGCCGGGACTTCCCATGGACGCTCTTCCGGAAATCGACATCGTATTGATATCCCACGGCCACTATGACCATCTGGATTTCGGCTCGATCAGGAAGCTCAAAGGATCTCCCGTATTCTATGTTCCGGTCGGGTTGAAATCGGCCTTTATCCGGAGAGGCTACCAGAACGTAATTGAAGCCAATTGGTGGGATCGGTTTACGCATGAAGAGATTACCATCTCTTTCGTACCTGCGCAGCATTGGACAAGGAGGACCGTATCCGATATCAATACTTCTCATTGGGGCGGGTGGATTGTAGAAGATCCGAAGACGGCCAAATCGGTTTATTTCGTGGGGGATACCGGCTATTTTAGAGGCTTTAAAGATATAGCGGATCGGTATGAAATCGATATCGTCCTCATGCCGATTGGCGCTTATGAACCTGAGTGGTTTATGGCCACTTCTCACATTAATCCGGAAGATTCGATCAAAGCATTCCTGGAATTGAAAGGGAGAATGTTTATTCCTATGCATTACGGAGCGTACAGGCTTGCCGATGATACGGGACCGGAAGCTTTAGAAAGGCTGTATAAAGAGTGGGATCGACTGCAATTAAAGAAAGATATATTAAATGTCATGGCCATTGGCGAGTCTTATTGGATTAAGCAATAA
- a CDS encoding helix-turn-helix domain-containing protein: MNHSSLCPRFEKGMQMVSKRWVGLIIHQLLSGPQRFCTIESALPISGRLLSERLKELEQEGIIQRDVFPETPVRIEYSLTEKGLALEPVIRGIEGWSLTWVEPVEL; the protein is encoded by the coding sequence ATGAACCACTCTTCATTGTGCCCTAGGTTTGAAAAAGGAATGCAAATGGTAAGTAAACGCTGGGTTGGATTGATCATTCATCAGCTTCTTTCAGGCCCCCAACGCTTCTGCACCATTGAATCGGCACTTCCGATCAGCGGCAGACTCCTGTCAGAGCGATTGAAGGAATTGGAACAGGAAGGCATTATCCAGCGCGATGTCTTTCCCGAAACGCCCGTTCGAATTGAATACTCTTTAACGGAAAAAGGGCTTGCATTAGAACCTGTCATTAGAGGAATCGAGGGCTGGTCCTTAACCTGGGTTGAGCCTGTCGAGCTTTAA